Proteins encoded together in one Lathyrus oleraceus cultivar Zhongwan6 chromosome 5, CAAS_Psat_ZW6_1.0, whole genome shotgun sequence window:
- the LOC127080906 gene encoding uncharacterized protein LOC127080906, translating to MKRIAVNCSIKPPTPTSTHSYNNRSSRLTLFASSWLPNYYATRHNNNNFIASASSVSGSEQWLDVGSKKKRKEIAGIDQDELVDPKLLADPDSCFCEFKGVHIHHKIYDSESSSQEQTSKMCLPMVLLHGFGASVFSWKKAMKPLAEATCSKVLAFDRPAFGLTSRVNLSSGIGDTKPLNAYSMAFSVLATLHFFDLLKAEKVILVGHSAGSSVAVKTYFEAPERVAALILIAPAIFAPLTSPKVVKENQPRQDNEMKEDNGSIRKNPIVELYMSLSKIIKSVAMTITKMMKPMIDILNSLYRKLLSTILLSSPAIMLVRMAIDKFGTAAVRNAWYDPKQVSEHVLSGYTQPLRVKDWDRALVEFTAATLLDEESNTKPALSKRLNEISCPVLIVTGDSDRIVPSWNAERLSRVIPGASLEVIKQCGHLPHEEKVEEFISIVENFLRKLAGESKEQYLQPAM from the exons ATGAAGAGAATCGCGGTGAATTGTAGTATCAAACCTCCTACTCCTACTtctacacattcatacaataACCGTTCTTCTCGTCTAACGCTTTTCGCTTCTTCATGGCTTCCAAATTATTATGCTACTCgtcacaacaacaacaacttcatTGCTTCTGCTTCTTCCGTTTCTGGTTCAG AGCAGTGGTTGGATGTGGGATCAAAGAAGAAAAGGAAGGAGATAGCTGGAATTGATCAGGATGAATTAGTGGATCCAAAGCTTTTAGCTGATCCCGACAGTTGTTTTTGTGAGTTCAAAGGAGTGCATATACACCACAAGATATATGATTCTGAATCTAGTTCCCAGGAACAAACCAGCAAGATGTGTTTGCCTATGGTTTTGTTACATGGATTTGGAGCCTCGGTTTTCTCTTGGAAAAAAGCTATGAAGCCTCTGGCTGaggctacatgttccaaagttCTAGCTTTTGATAGGCCAGCGTTTGGATTAACATCTAGGGTCAATTTATCTTCTGGAATAGGTGATACTAAACCTTTAAATGCATACTCCATGGCATTTTCAGTGCTTGCTACCTTGCACTTCTTTGATTTATTAAAAGCTGAGAAAGTAATTTTAGTTGG GCACTCAGCTGGTTCAAGTGTAGCAGTTAAAACATATTTCGAAGCTCCTGAACGTGTTGCTGCTCTAATTTTAATTGCCCCCGCAATTTTCGCACCACTTACTTCACCCAAAGTTGTTAAAGAGAATCAACCAAGACAAGATAATGAAATGAAAGAAGACAATGGTTCTATTAGAAAAAATCCAATTGTTGAACTTTACATGTCGTTGTCCAAGATTATCAAGAGCGTTGCAATGACCATAACAAAGATGATGAAGCCTATGATAGATATACTCAACTCTTTGTATAGGAAACTGTTATCAACTATCCTGCTTTCTTCCCCTGCAATAATGCTG GTAAGAATGGCAATTGATAAGTTTGGTACCGCTGCAGTTCGAAATGCATGGTACGATCCAAAACAGGTCTCTGAGCATGTCCTTAGTGGTTATACACAG CCATTGAGGGTTAAAGATTGGGATAGGGCACTGGTGGAGTTCACTGCTGCAACGCTTCTTGATGAGGAGTCTAATACAAAGCCTGCACTTTCTAAAAGACTTAATGAAATATCTTGTCCTG TTCTGATTGTAACCGGTGATAGTGACCGAATAGTTCCTTCATGGAATGCTGAGAGACTTTCAAGAGTCATACCAGGAGCATCGCTTGAAGTAATTAAGCAATGTGGCCATTTGCCTCATGAAGAAAAAGTGGAGGAATTTATTTCAATTGTTGAAAACTTTCTAAGGAAATTAGCAGGCGAATCAAAAGAACAATACCTACAACCCGCGATGTGA